The Magnolia sinica isolate HGM2019 chromosome 3, MsV1, whole genome shotgun sequence genome includes the window TCTCTTGAATATCGAGAGCATGTCTATCTTAGCCCTAAGATCCAACGCCTTCTTGAAGTAGTCATGTTCACTTAGGCCAGTGCATACACCGTACGTTTTCCATGTATTCCTCCACATGCTGTGCCCGTCACTTCTTGGACACTCGATGCTGGGCCAATAGCTATGTAAGTCGTCCGTTAGATCAGCAAGCTGTATCCATGTTTCATTGCAGCCacagaaaatgaagaaattcaTCAGCCCATCCAAGAAATGAGATCATGACCATCAAATCTTTTACACTGAATTTCCAGTGCAAGCATTTACAGTTGTCACGTGTGGGGACCACCAACATGAAAAATGTTACAATGTGTGTGATCCACCATCATATATAGAAACTGGAGGTACTCTCCATGAAACAAAGTTGGCTTACACTGAAAGTTTGGAGTAATATATATAGTTTGAAACATAAAATGCAGAAAGAACCTCATTGATGTAGAATCGGCTCTTCTTGCACTGTGTGAGAGCGGTTCCATCCTTAGAGTAGGGAAACAAACCACTGACGAAGAAGTCGAGTTCTGGTTTACCTGTCTTCGGGAGGCAACACCCATCGCTGGTTTGCTTGCAATACGATCCGGGCCACTGCAAATGACCATGCCATGCTATCCATGTTAAAattctagttttatttttatttttatcttttattgaaACTCTCCTGGTGCATGAACTACAGCACGAGATTAACCCATCTGTCTAGAATTTAAACCCATGGGCCACCCCAAGACCAAATATTAGGTCTTAGCTCTACTGATTTTTAACTGGCAGAAGATACAAGGTGACCATTGGAAGTAATTCTTCAATATCATTTTGAGCAATGCGGTCTTTACATGCTGCAATCTAAGCAAGAGAATGAATTTGCTTTCCACTGTTTGGATTGCACGGAAGGTGCCAACTGTTCAATAAGATTTCCTTTTATGCATGCACTTGAAAAGACGTCATTGCAATTTTTCCTGTAATTACTTCAGGTTCCTCCTGACAAATAGACCAAACCTAGCCAGACCCACTGACCCAtgtcccgagagagagagagagagagagagagagagaggacagtaCCATGAGTACGAGGGAGTTGAAATCAACATCCTTAACAGCAATGGTGGTGACAGATAGCAATAGAGCCAGAAGCGCAGTTAGAGTGTGGTAGGCCATTGAAGTAACAGGGATCGAATATTTTGATGTAACAATCGCCACATGTAGCATATTTATAGGAGGTGAAGTCAGGTTAACTTGGGAAGCTCGTGGGCATGACTTCCCAATTCACGTGGGATATATATTTCTGAAATTGGAAAGCGGCGGCTTCTTGGTCAAGCCACATGTCTTAGGAAATCTGTGGACTTTGGACGCGCTCTTCCACGACACATGATCTTCACAATATCTTATCACTGGGAAAATACTTCAATCAAAACAGAAAAATGGTTGCATACTTCACCTAAATAACTATGTCGGTCACTTTCTTTATCATTCCTGAAAAGACTTCAattggtccacttcagatttagatacgctttaattttattttattttatcatgtCATGAAATAAGCTTAAAAAATTGATGGAAGGATATACAGCCCATCACTTGCTCATTAGGCAATCACGAGAAATGCTACTTACACTCGAGGATCTTCCACACATGTGAGAGATCTGAATCGTTCATCTGGTTCAGATGGTTGACGTGCAGAGAAAGAGAGGGGCACCGAATGTGAAAATGCGTATATGACCTAAGTCTAAATacgaatttatttttatttttttaatttttatttttcaactgaCCTCATTTGACGTCATGATGGTTGACGTGGACCAATAAAAGTAGGCAGCACAGGAATTCGCTGTGCACTCAAGACAACATTCTCTGGCTGAGAAACCAACGCCACGGCCGGCGCTTTCCTTGTAAGCTACGCATTTGCAAGCGCTACACTCGTGCGTGCTACACGTGTCTGAGTGTGGCACGTACGTTGTATCCGGCCGTTGAATTTGTGGGATGTGGTGAGTGTGATGTTGCCGTAAAATAACTAGGACTTTTTGTCATGTGG containing:
- the LOC131239128 gene encoding ribonuclease 3-like, which gives rise to MAYHTLTALLALLLSVTTIAVKDVDFNSLVLMTDGLISCCSSCTRRVSIKDKNKNKTRILTWIAWHGHLQWPGSYCKQTSDGCCLPKTGKPELDFFVSGLFPYSKDGTALTQCKKSRFYINELADLTDDLHSYWPSIECPRSDGHSMWRNTWKTYGVCTGLSEHDYFKKALDLRAKIDMLSIFKRNGIISTDEANYSISDVLKAITNGIGANAAIQCSKNAWDESIIYKIYMCVDKEATKIVQCPVLPTFTCAERVVFGSFTYDMLSNVTNVATNPIKMRVFNQ